The following nucleotide sequence is from Deltaproteobacteria bacterium.
CTCGCAGGACCTGACGCGGGTGATCGATCTGAGAAACGCAAGGCCCGGAACAGTGACTGTTCATATCACCCCTGACAGCATACCGGTGCCGAGCGGGGTCATCGTGACCCAGATCCAGCCGAGCGCCATCGACATCCTCCTTGAGCCTTATGAATACCGGGTCGTACCGGTGCATCCAGTCGTAACTGGCAAAGTCGCCCCGGATTACGAGGTCAAGGAGATCCAGCAGATGCCGAAAAACATCAAAATCTCAGGCCCCAGGACCGTTCTCTCCCGCATAAAGGAGGTGGGGACCGCACCCATAGACATCACGGACGCCCATGAAACCGTTTCGAGGGATATACAGCTCGACCTCAAAGAACCCCGTGTTACTGCCGATGAGAATGTGGTCAGGGTCACGGTTGTCATCGCCCCGGTGATCGGGCAGAGAAAGTTTACCCACGTCCCAGTGCGGGTCGAACCCCAATCCAATCATGTTGTGGTGAAGCCGGCCATACTGACCGTTGTGGTGGAAGGGGCACGCGCCCGGCTCAAGGACCTGGGAATCGAGGACATTTCGGCCTCTGTGGCCGTGGACGGGCTCGAGGCAGGTCGTCACGAGATAGCCCCAGATGTCCTCGTGCCAGAAGGATTTTATGTCACGGAGATCATCCCGGACCGGATCAAGGTCCGCGTATCGTCTCCACCCAAGGGAGGTGGATCGTGAGGAGATACTTTGGAACGGATGGGGTGAGAGGGGTGGCAAACGTCCATCCCATGACCGTAGAAACGGCCATGAAGATCGGGCAGGCAGTGGCCCATATCTTCAAGGGCCGGGGGGCGAGGCACAGAAGGATCCTCATAGGAAAGGATACGCGTCTTTCCTGCTACATGTTCGAGCACGCCCTTGCTGCTGGCATCTGCTCCATGGGGGTGGACGTCTTTCTCGTAGGGCCCATGCCGACCCCTGCCATTGCGTTTCTCACTGTTAGCATGCGGGCTGACGCGGGCGTGGTCATCTCCGCATCTCACAACCCGTTTCAGGACAACGGCATAAAGATCTTTGCAGGCGACGGGTTCAAGCTTCCGGACGATGAGGAGCTCCGCATCGAGGCCCTGATGGAGGCCCCTGTGCTCTGCAAGGAGCGGCCCACCGGCCGCGACGTGGGAAAGGCCTTTCGAATCGAGGACGCGCAGGGCCGCTACATCGTATTTCTTAAGCAGACCTTTCCGAGAGATCTCACCCTTGAGGGCTTGAAGATCGTAATCGATTGTGCCAACGGTGCCACGTACAAGGTCGCCCCCCTCGTTTTCGAGGAGTTGGGCGCCGATGTGATCAAGTTGGGCATATCACCCGACGGGACGAACATCAACAAGGATTGCGGGGCCTTGTATCCAGAGGCACTGAGAAGGGAGGTCCTGTCTCAGGGAGCCGACATGGGGATCGCCTTCGACGGGGACGGGGATCGGGTGATCGTCGTGGACGAAAAGGGCGGGATCGTGGACGGGGATCACAGCATGGCCATCTGCGCCCGATCCCTCATCCAGGAGGGTCGTCTCAAAGGCAACACACTGGTGGCCACGGTCATGAGCAACATGGGGCTTGAGGTGGCCATCGAAGAGATGGGCGGGCGGCTCCTGAGGACCAGGGTCGGAGACCGGTATGTGGTCGAGGCCATGCGCGAGGGCCGGTACAATTTCGGTGGTGAGCAATCGGGCCACCTCGTCTTTCTGGACTACATCACCACCGGAGACGGAATACTTGCCGCCCTTCAGCTCCTTGCCGTCATGCAGTCGACCGGCAGGCCCCTTTCGGAGCTCGCCAAGGTCATGACGGCCTTTCCTCAGGTCCTCCTCAACGTGCGGGTGCGGGAAAAGAAGGCGGTGGAGGAGATCCCGGGCCTATCCGCCTTGCAGGAAGGTCTGCTTAAAGAGCTTCAGGGCCGGGGGCGCATCCTCGTCCGGCCTTCAGGGACAGAGCCGGTCTTCCGTGTCATGGTGGAGGGAGAAAACGAGGAGAAGATCTCGCGCATCGCCGCTTCCCTTGGCGAGCACATCCAGGAGGTATGCGGCACACCCTGTACTTAAGCCGGGCCCTCCCGGGCCGCCGCCCCTGAGCAGGTGCGCGCACGCCTCGCAGCTGAACATGCAAAGGCGCACTACAAGGCAGTTTTCTCTCCCGAGGCCCAAATGCAGCTTGCCGACATCGGCATATTCTACGTCGGACAGTGTTACGAAAGATTGATTCCTTCTGCCGCGCGGCCTCTCAGTCCGCCTTTTTTCGCAGGAAGGTCGGTCTGTCCAGTTGATCCCAGTCCACCTCGTCAAGCGGGGACTGGATCGTGTGAGGCCTTCGGATCTGGCGTTTTGTCTCTGATGGAAACGCAGGGCCAGAGTACCCGGTCTCCTGCTCTGGCCGGGCCTTTTTCAGGATGTTCAGGTTTCTGACGACCTGTTCATCCGCAGGCTGGCGGAGTTCCGCCCCGATCCCCGTGGCAATGACAGTGACCCGGAGTTCGTCACCGGCTGCGTCGTCAAAGACCGTCCCCCAGATGATGTTGGCGTCCTCATGGGCCTCGTTGTGGATGAGCATGGAGGCCTCGTCCACCTCGTCCATGGTGAGATTGGCGCTGCTCGCGGTGATGTTCATGAGGATCCCGCGGGCACCGCTGATGGAGACGTCTTCGAGGAGGGGGTTTGCTATGGCCATCTGGACCGCCTCTACAGCACGGCGTTCACCCCGGGCAACACCCGTACCCATCAGGGCCATTCCCATTTCTCCCATGACGGTACGGACGTCGGCGAAGTCCACGTTCACGTATCCGTGGACCACGATGAGGTCCGATATCCCCCTCACCGCATAGTAGAGGACCTCGTCGGCCTTTTTGAACATCTCGTAAAAAGGGGTGTTGGCCTGTGCAAGTTTGCGGAGACGGTCGTTTGGGATGGTGATGATGGTGTCTACGACCTTTCTGAGACGCTCGATCCCATCCTCCGCCTGTTTCATGCGCCTCTTGCCCTCGAAGGCGAAGGGTTTGGTGACCACGGCCACCGTAAGGGCGCCGAGTTCCTTGCTGATCTCCGCAATGACCGGGGCGCCTCCCGTACCTGTTCCTCCGCCCATCCCAGCGGTGATGAAGACCATGTCGCTGCCCTCGATCGCGGAACGGATCTCTTCCGCGCTCTCTTCAGCGGCCTCCCGTCCGACCTCGGGATTGGCACCGGCCCCGAGGCCTTTGGTCAGGCTTTTGCCGAGCTGGATCTTGACTGCGGCACGGGACATCTCGAGGACCTGGGCGTCCGTGTTTGCGGCGATGAACTCCACCCCCCTGAGCTCGGCGGAGATCATATTATTGACCGCGTTTCCTCCCCCGCCGCCGACACCTATTACCTTGATGCGCGCCGTATGTTCTGTATCCGCGAATTCAAACGACATATCTCATTCCCTCCGTCTTTGCCTCTGCACAAGGGGATCAGATGCCGAACCAGGATCGCATGCGGCTGCTGACCCGGTGGAAGATGTTCCCGTCCCGAATCCTGAACTGTTTTGACGGCATGTGCTCGGCCCCGTAAAGGACTAGGCCGACTGCAGTTGCGTACATGGGACTGTGGACCACGTCCACGAGCCCGGTGATCCCTTTGGGATAGCCGATCCGCGTGGGCAGTTGAAAGATCTGGTCTGCGATCTCTGCGATCCCGGGAAGAAGCGATGACCCCCCGGTGATGACTATGCCTGAGGTGAGATCAGATTTGAGCCCAGTCTTCTGGATCTCCGTATCCACGATGGTGAGGATCTCCTCCACCCGGGGTTCCAGGATCTCAGCGAGTATGTGGCGGGAGAGCATGCGGGGTTTTCGCCCGCCCACGCTCGGCACCTCGATTACCTCGTCCCGCTGGACAAGGGAGCTGAGACAGGTGCCGTAGAGAAATTTTATCTTTTCCGCCTCGGCCATGGGGGTCTTGAGGCCGACGGCGATGTCGTTCGTGAGGTTGTTGCCCCCGAGTCCCAGGACGGACGTGTGTTTGATGGAGCCGTCGATGAATATGCTCAGATCCGTGGTCCCCCCGCCGAAGTCCACGAGGGCGACTCCTAGATCCTTCTCCTCCTGGGTCAGGACGGCCTCGCCAGAGGCAAGGGGCTGCAGGACGATGTCGATGACGTCAAGTCCCGCCCGGTTCGCGCACTTGATGAGGTTCTGGGCGGCTGTGACCGCACCGGTCACGATGTGGACCTTGGCCTCAAGCCGGACACCCACCATGCCGACCGGGTCGTGGATGCCGTGCTGGTCGTCGATGATGTATTCCTGGGGAAGGATATGGATGACTTCCCTGTCTAAGGGGATGGCCACGGCCCGGGCCGCCTCGATCACCCGGTCTACGTCGTCCTGTGTCACTTCCTGGCCCTTGATGGCAATGACGCCGTGGCTGTTGAAACCCTTGATGTGACTACCAGCGATCCCCACATAGACCTTTCCGATCTCGAAGCCCGCCATGAGTTCGGCCTCTTCCACGGCCTTCTTGATGGAGGAGACCGTGCTTTCCACGTTTACGACCACGCCCTTGCGCAGACCGTTGGAAGGGTGTGTGCCGACTCCGATGATGTCCATGCCGGCCTCGCCGGCTTCTCCGACGATGGCGCAGATCTTGGTCGTGCCGATATCGAGGCCGACGACGATGTCAGGGGATCTTGCGGTCATGTGTTCGGTGTCCTCAGTCCTTCATGCGGACAAGTGCACGGCTGCCGCCCATGTCCAGATCGATGGAATCCACCCGGGAGTAGTTCCCAGAGACGTAAAGTTGATAGAGGATCCTTTCTGCCCTCTTGAGTTGTTCCTTCAGGTCGGTTTTTGGGGAAAAAAGGAGCGCGATATCCACTCCGCCTGCATATACCACCAGCCCTCCGGATTCTTCAAGGCTGATAGATCTAATGGAGGAGAGCCCGCTGGTCTTGGACCCGGATGCGGCAAGGGAGATGAAATCGAGGGCGCTGCGCCATCTCTCCGATAGGCAACCGTTTTGGATCTCATCCGGGGAGACGTTCGTGAGCCGAGGCAGATCATCCGGGGCAGGGTCGGGCGACGTGAGGATGCGGCCCGTCCGATCCACCAGTTTATCCGTCCCAATGACGGCCACGGGTTTGCGCTCCTTGACCGAGATCTCGACACGGTCAGGGAGGATCCTCTTGACCGTGCATGTCTCGATCCACGGGTGCCCTTCGACCCCTTTTGCAACAGAGGAGAGGTCGATCGAAAGGGTGCTCATGCCGGCAGAGAGGCCGGATGCAGCAAGGATCTCGTCCTGGGGGACGCGAAAGTTCCCTGAGATGTGGATGTTTGTGAGGCGGAACACGGTGAGATTCTCCACCCAGTGCCCCAGCATGGGGGCCATATAAGCCCCCGCTGCCACGAAGAGACAGACGAGGATTGCAAGGGCCACCCGTCGAATGATCAGAAAAACACGGAGCCGGCGCCTTCCGGATCCCGGTCTTCGTGGAGATGCCTGGCGGCTCCCGTAGATCACGAAACGGCCCTCCACACCTCGACCTCCGGTTCGAGCACGATGCCGTGCTCATCGTGGACCTTTCGGTGGACTAGTTGCATGAGGTTCATTACGTCCGAAAAGGTGGCACCGTCCTGATTGACGATGAAGTTGCCGTGTCGCCTGGAGACCTCCGCCCCTCCAACACGCATGCCCTTGAGGCCAGTCTGATCTATGAACCAACCTGCCGGTCCTTCTGGTGGATTCTTGAAGATGCAGCCGGCGCTGGGCCTGCCGATGGGCTGGGTGGATACCCGCCTTTTCATGACCTTTTTGATGGTGGCGAGGATCTCCTTCCTGTTTCCTGGGGCAAGAAGTATTCGAACCCCAGTGACCACGGTGTCCGCAGGGAGCCCTGTTTTTCTGTATCCGTACTTCAAGTCCTTAGCAGGGACCCATGCGCTTCCTTCAGAACTGGTCAGCAGGACGGATTCCGTGATGTCGCAGATGGACCTGTCACGGGTCCCTGCGTTCACGGCAACCGCACCGCCCATGCTCGCTGGGATCCCTGCAAAGGGTTCAAGTCCTGTGAGCCCTGCCCGGACAGACCACGCAATCAGGAAGGGGAGGCTGCATCCCGCTCCCACAGTCACACGGAACCGCGATCCATCGAGCCTTTCCCATTCAAGGGCTGTGAGCCTCTCGAGCGAGAGGAGGGGGGGATGATGCCCCTCCTCCACAAGGAGATTGCTCCCCCGTCCGAGGACACGATATGGTAAGCCCGCTTTTGCAAAATGGCGCAGTGTCTGTTCGGTCGCCTTGATGGTCGCGGGACGATATACGTCTGCCCTACCCCCGATGCGGAAGGTGGTGAGGCGAAAGAGTCCGCAATCCCGCTGGATGGCGAGGTCTTGAATAGGAGGGGGGTCAGGGATGGACACAGGTCGCTCTCTCTCGCTGATTTAGAAGGGAGATCAATTTAGGACCGAGGGCACCGATGGACCCGGCTCCCAAGGTAAAGACCACGTCCCCTGGCGCAAGCGAGACGGATGCCTCGTAAAGGAGGTCCTGGCAGGTCGGGGCGTAGTGGACCGGTCTGTTTCCCACCTCCCGGATACGTCTGGCAAGCCGTTCCCCGCTCACGCCCACGATGGGCCTTTCACTTGCGGGATAGATCTCTGTGATCCAGAGTTCGTCCGCATCGGCAAAGGCCGTGGCGAATTCTTCCATAAGGGCGCTCGTCCTCGTGTACCGGTGGGGTTCAAAGAGGGCGATGATCCTCCTGTCCGGCCAGCAGCCGCGCGCGGCCGCAAGGGTCGCCTTGATCTCCGTGGGGTGATGGGCATAGTCATCCACGACCAGGATCCCCTGTGGCTCTCCCAGTACCTCAAACCTTCTTCCCACGCCTTCGTAGTCCGCGAGCCCTTTCTGTATGGAGGAAAAGGGGATGTCGAGCTCGAGACCGACGGCCAAGGCCGCAAGGGAGTTCCGGACGTGATGGATCCCAGGGACCCTGAGGCGGATCTCCCCGATGGGCCTATCCCGAAGGTATGCCGTGTAGGAGGACCGCATCCCGTCAAAGGCGATTCCCTGGGCAGTCAAATCCAGGCAGGGGCGTGTTCCGTAGGTCATCACCCTGCCCGGGAGCCGGGGAAGGACGTCGGAAGCGAGGATCGGATCGTCGCCGCAGAGGATGGAGATCCCGTAGAAGGGTATCCTTTCGAGAAACTCCACAAACGCCTTTTGGATATCCTGAAGGTCTCTGTAGTGGTCCAGGTGCTCCCGGTCGATGTTGGTGACCACGGCGATGCACGGGCACAGGCGCAGAAAACTTCCGTCGCTTTCATCCGCCTCGGCCACGAGGAAATCGCCGTTTCCCCAGCAGGCATTGGTCCCGAAGGCCTTGACCATGCCTCCAATGATCATCGTTGGGTCAAGTCCGCCTGCACGCAGTACTGAAGCCGTCATGGAGGTGGTGCTCGTCTTTCCGTGGGCACCGGCCACTGCTATCCCATATTTCTTGAGCCGCATGAGCCCGGCGAGCATCTCTGCGCGGGGGATCACCGGAATACCCGCCTCAATGGCCGCCTGGATCTCAGGATTGTCCTCCTTTACAGCAGAGGATACGACGACCACGTCCGCGCCTTTCACATGCCCTGCCTCGTGTCCCCGCCATATTCGGCCACCGAGGCGTTCGAGTCGGCGCGTTGCGTCGTTTTCCCTGAGATCCGAGCCGCTCACCGTGTACCCAAGTTCGAGCAGGACGTGGGCGATCCCGCTCATTCCAATGCCACCGATACCAACAAAATGGATATGTTGTTTTTTATACATGGTCCTTGGCTTCTTTGCCTTTGATGTCGTTATTGTGTACCCCTTTTCCCCATTCCTTTGAAGCAGGCGAGCCGCGCAGGGCCTCCCCAAGGGAAAGGAGGTGGCGGGCCATCTCGTCTGCCGACTCCGGCCTGCCGAACCGGCTGGCCCGCCTTCCCATGGCCATGAGCCGCTCCCTGTCCTCGGCAAGTCCCTGGATCTCGCCAGCCAGCCTGACCGCACCTATTCCGTCTTCCTGAAAGAAGAGGGCCGCACCGGCAGCCGCGAGCCCTTCGGCATTTGCGTCCTGATGGCCCCCTGCCGCGTGGGGATAGGGGATGAGAATGGCGGGTTTGCCAAGGGCAGTGATCTCGGAGATGGTGCCTGCTCCGGCCCGGCATATGACGAGATCGGCCCAGGCGTAATAAGTATGGATATCCGTGATGAAGGTAAAGACCCGCGCCGGGACCTGAGAGGTCCTGTACATGCCTTCGATCTCCTCCTGGTTGACAGCACCCGTCTGGTGGACCACCTCAAGGGAGACCCCTGACCTCCAGAGGTTTTCTATGGCGGATGCAGCGAGTCTGTTCAGGGACGCCGCCCCTTGGCTTCCTCCCAGGACGAGGATTTTGAAGGGCCTGCCTCCCGCATCCTGTGAGATGGCCTCTGTTTTGGCAGCAA
It contains:
- a CDS encoding FtsQ-type POTRA domain-containing protein, encoding MIYGSRQASPRRPGSGRRRLRVFLIIRRVALAILVCLFVAAGAYMAPMLGHWVENLTVFRLTNIHISGNFRVPQDEILAASGLSAGMSTLSIDLSSVAKGVEGHPWIETCTVKRILPDRVEISVKERKPVAVIGTDKLVDRTGRILTSPDPAPDDLPRLTNVSPDEIQNGCLSERWRSALDFISLAASGSKTSGLSSIRSISLEESGGLVVYAGGVDIALLFSPKTDLKEQLKRAERILYQLYVSGNYSRVDSIDLDMGGSRALVRMKD
- the murG gene encoding undecaprenyldiphospho-muramoylpentapeptide beta-N-acetylglucosaminyltransferase, which translates into the protein MKAPFRLVIAGGGTGGHVFPAIAVADALARSRRLTVLWIGTGRPVETDALKGRGWEHRILPVRPIAGTNPLAMLRALAGLPIHTARAALWLRSFSPHVALGVGGYVSGPVVLAARLLGIPTAIHEQNAMPGLANRMAARLADLVFVSFPETASHFSGKKVIHTGNPVRASILAAKTEAISQDAGGRPFKILVLGGSQGAASLNRLAASAIENLWRSGVSLEVVHQTGAVNQEEIEGMYRTSQVPARVFTFITDIHTYYAWADLVICRAGAGTISEITALGKPAILIPYPHAAGGHQDANAEGLAAAGAALFFQEDGIGAVRLAGEIQGLAEDRERLMAMGRRASRFGRPESADEMARHLLSLGEALRGSPASKEWGKGVHNNDIKGKEAKDHV
- the ftsA gene encoding cell division protein FtsA; this encodes MTARSPDIVVGLDIGTTKICAIVGEAGEAGMDIIGVGTHPSNGLRKGVVVNVESTVSSIKKAVEEAELMAGFEIGKVYVGIAGSHIKGFNSHGVIAIKGQEVTQDDVDRVIEAARAVAIPLDREVIHILPQEYIIDDQHGIHDPVGMVGVRLEAKVHIVTGAVTAAQNLIKCANRAGLDVIDIVLQPLASGEAVLTQEEKDLGVALVDFGGGTTDLSIFIDGSIKHTSVLGLGGNNLTNDIAVGLKTPMAEAEKIKFLYGTCLSSLVQRDEVIEVPSVGGRKPRMLSRHILAEILEPRVEEILTIVDTEIQKTGLKSDLTSGIVITGGSSLLPGIAEIADQIFQLPTRIGYPKGITGLVDVVHSPMYATAVGLVLYGAEHMPSKQFRIRDGNIFHRVSSRMRSWFGI
- the murC gene encoding UDP-N-acetylmuramate--L-alanine ligase, giving the protein MYKKQHIHFVGIGGIGMSGIAHVLLELGYTVSGSDLRENDATRRLERLGGRIWRGHEAGHVKGADVVVVSSAVKEDNPEIQAAIEAGIPVIPRAEMLAGLMRLKKYGIAVAGAHGKTSTTSMTASVLRAGGLDPTMIIGGMVKAFGTNACWGNGDFLVAEADESDGSFLRLCPCIAVVTNIDREHLDHYRDLQDIQKAFVEFLERIPFYGISILCGDDPILASDVLPRLPGRVMTYGTRPCLDLTAQGIAFDGMRSSYTAYLRDRPIGEIRLRVPGIHHVRNSLAALAVGLELDIPFSSIQKGLADYEGVGRRFEVLGEPQGILVVDDYAHHPTEIKATLAAARGCWPDRRIIALFEPHRYTRTSALMEEFATAFADADELWITEIYPASERPIVGVSGERLARRIREVGNRPVHYAPTCQDLLYEASVSLAPGDVVFTLGAGSIGALGPKLISLLNQRERATCVHP
- the glmM gene encoding phosphoglucosamine mutase; amino-acid sequence: MRRYFGTDGVRGVANVHPMTVETAMKIGQAVAHIFKGRGARHRRILIGKDTRLSCYMFEHALAAGICSMGVDVFLVGPMPTPAIAFLTVSMRADAGVVISASHNPFQDNGIKIFAGDGFKLPDDEELRIEALMEAPVLCKERPTGRDVGKAFRIEDAQGRYIVFLKQTFPRDLTLEGLKIVIDCANGATYKVAPLVFEELGADVIKLGISPDGTNINKDCGALYPEALRREVLSQGADMGIAFDGDGDRVIVVDEKGGIVDGDHSMAICARSLIQEGRLKGNTLVATVMSNMGLEVAIEEMGGRLLRTRVGDRYVVEAMREGRYNFGGEQSGHLVFLDYITTGDGILAALQLLAVMQSTGRPLSELAKVMTAFPQVLLNVRVREKKAVEEIPGLSALQEGLLKELQGRGRILVRPSGTEPVFRVMVEGENEEKISRIAASLGEHIQEVCGTPCT
- the ftsZ gene encoding cell division protein FtsZ yields the protein MSFEFADTEHTARIKVIGVGGGGGNAVNNMISAELRGVEFIAANTDAQVLEMSRAAVKIQLGKSLTKGLGAGANPEVGREAAEESAEEIRSAIEGSDMVFITAGMGGGTGTGGAPVIAEISKELGALTVAVVTKPFAFEGKRRMKQAEDGIERLRKVVDTIITIPNDRLRKLAQANTPFYEMFKKADEVLYYAVRGISDLIVVHGYVNVDFADVRTVMGEMGMALMGTGVARGERRAVEAVQMAIANPLLEDVSISGARGILMNITASSANLTMDEVDEASMLIHNEAHEDANIIWGTVFDDAAGDELRVTVIATGIGAELRQPADEQVVRNLNILKKARPEQETGYSGPAFPSETKRQIRRPHTIQSPLDEVDWDQLDRPTFLRKKAD
- the murB gene encoding UDP-N-acetylmuramate dehydrogenase; its protein translation is MSIPDPPPIQDLAIQRDCGLFRLTTFRIGGRADVYRPATIKATEQTLRHFAKAGLPYRVLGRGSNLLVEEGHHPPLLSLERLTALEWERLDGSRFRVTVGAGCSLPFLIAWSVRAGLTGLEPFAGIPASMGGAVAVNAGTRDRSICDITESVLLTSSEGSAWVPAKDLKYGYRKTGLPADTVVTGVRILLAPGNRKEILATIKKVMKRRVSTQPIGRPSAGCIFKNPPEGPAGWFIDQTGLKGMRVGGAEVSRRHGNFIVNQDGATFSDVMNLMQLVHRKVHDEHGIVLEPEVEVWRAVS